In Acropora palmata chromosome 7, jaAcrPala1.3, whole genome shotgun sequence, one genomic interval encodes:
- the LOC141885636 gene encoding homeobox protein vent1-like gives MEGVEKKMEGQELWKQNLPDLKYSPPVHKPLELKTDELGKKTCLPIIDCCQFPQYAERIIPPQSNFAHDSKSKPSHVQKAVKSRSSFSLEQIMHLERVFEQQKYLGSRDRKKISDQLQMTETQVKTWFQNRRMKQKRKQAEDVERRAKLAFISNLAHNMNHGYQVRPYPPPSYSDTPLILRHDLKPEYGCPPALPWNSQLPRYSPPPPYWASFPGLHPPQP, from the exons ATGGAAGgcgttgaaaagaaaatggaaggACAAGAATTGTGGAAGCAGAATTTGCCAGATCTCAAATACTCTCCACCCGTTCACAAACCTCTGGAACTGAAAACAGATGAACTCGGGAAGAAAACCTGCCTACCTATCATTGATTGCTGCCAGTTTCCTCAGTATGCTGAAAGGATAATTCCTCCGCAGTCCAACTTTGCCCATG atTCCAAAAGCAAACCAAGCCACGTGCAGAAAGCCGTTAAATCTCGTTCGTCGTTTTCGCTGGAGCAGATAATGCATTTGGAGCGAGTTTTTGAACAGCAGAAATATCTGGGAAGCAGAGACAGGAAGAAAATCTCTGACCAGCTACAAATGACCGAAACACAG GTTAAGACTTGGTTCCAAAACAGACGAATGaagcagaaaagaaaacaagcagAAGATGTCGAGAGAAGAGCCAAGTTAGCCTTCATTAGCAACCTGGCCCACAACATGAACCACGGTTACCAAGTGCGCCCGTACCCGCCTCCATCGTATTCCGACACGCCTCTCATACTGAGACACGATCTGAAGCCAGAGTATGGATGCCCACCAGCCTTGCCTTGGAACAGTCAGTTGCCGCGTTATTCTCCTCCGCCGCCTTATTGGGCAAGCTTTCCCGGATTACACCCACCACAACCATAA
- the LOC141885837 gene encoding uncharacterized protein LOC141885837: protein MNSFVGILVALLVVETYCDQVFWETKGDIYESLQAVPPLEETRQKMMKYLLDRRHNSRGKRFSPYYDIVFVLDSSNSFSWAEFNLSVTIAKGLVKRFEPDTLFAAVTFGANASVSFNFQPPKSTIELLSSKVEHQGGNKSILHALKTTQNKLLLNLDSGIRVGSKKRVLLVTNGVDTGHLQSLIWIATRIKVLGPAIFLVAIGHRLPNIKELVVIPSSTNSHFYRVSNVREFKQLVDGIPEHIVYQDYFDD from the exons ATGAATTCGTTTGTGGGAATCTTGGTCGCTTTGCTCGTTGTGGAGACATATTGTGACCAAGTGTTTTGGGAGACGAAAGGCGATATTTATGAAA gttTACAGGCAGTACCACCACTTGAAGAAACAAGAcagaaaatgatgaaatatCTCCTTGATCGACGTCACAACTCTCGAGGCAAGCGTTTCAGTCCATATTACGACATCGTTTTTGTACTCGATTCATCTAACTCATTTTCCTGGGCCGAGTTCAACCTCAGTGTAACTATTGCAAAAGGCCTGGTGAAAAGGTTTGAGCCTGACACACTCTTTGCTGCAGTGACATTCGGTGCCAATGCCTCTGTCAGCTTCAATTTTCAACCTCCCAAG TCCACAATTGAACTGCTCAGCAGTAAAGTGGAGCACCAGGGAGGAAATAAAAGCATACTACACGCTCTGAAAACGACGCAGAACAAACTTCTACTCAACCTTGACTCTGGAATCCGCGTTGGAAGCAAAAAGAGAGTGCTCCTGGTCACCAATGGGGTTGACACAGGACACCTACAGAGCCTGATTTGGATAGCCACTCGGATCAAAGTGCTTGGACCAGCAATCTTCCTAGTGGCCATTGGCCACAGGCTTCCCAATATTAAAGAACTTGTGGTGATACCAAGTTCGACAAATTCACATTTTTATCGTGTGTCCAACGTGCGTGAATTCAAGCAATTGGTGGATGGTATTCCTGAGCACATTGTATACCAAGACTACTTTGAtgattaa